The region GCCACGCCAAGCACGGCGATGACGCCACTGGGCCCGGAGACTCCCAGGGAGATCATCAGCAGCGCAGCGATGATCAAAGTCGACAGGGTCAGCCCCGAGATCGGGTTGTTGGTGGATCCGATCATCCCGACCAGGTACCCCGACACGGTGGCGAAGAAGAAGGCGGCGATGATCATCACGACGGCCGCCACCGTGCCGCCGGCCACCAGGCCCGAAAGATAGATGTAGAGGCCGACCATCAGGATGAACATCACTCCGATGAGCGCGAACACCGTGCGCGAGCTCATGTAGCGCTCGGTGCGCCCCACCGTCTCGGGGGCCGGTGCGCCGCCGCGCAGCTCCTGGAAAGCCTTGCCCAGCCCGCCGATCAGGTTCTTGCGCATCCGATAGAGGGTGTAGGCGGCGCCCACCATCATCCCGCCCACCGCGATCGGCCGCACGATGTACCGCCAAACGCCTTGCGCCAGGCCGTCCCAATCGGCCGCCTGGGCGCCCGCAGGGAAGAAGCTGTTGAGCTGCGGTCCGAGGAAATAGATCAGAACCGGGATCATCAGACCCCAGGCCAGGACGCCACCGGAAAAATTGAGCGACGCCAGGACGGGGCCGATGATGTAGCCGACGCCGACGTAGGCCGGGCTGATCGCCGGCGCAGAGAACTTGGTGATGCCGCCGGTCTGCAGGACCTGGGTCGAGCCTTTGGGGCCGAGCCGCACGAAGCTGCGCCCCATCTCCCCGACCTTGACGAAGATCTCCTTGGTCTGCGCGTACAGTCCGATCGCTCCGAGGAAATAGATGAGCGCGCCGAATCCCATGTTGTAGAAGAGGTACTTCGCCGCCTCGCCGCCCCGCTGGCCGGCCTTGTGGATCTCCGCGGCTGCTACCGACTCGGGGAAGGGCAGCTCCTCGTCCTCGACCATCACGCGGCGCACCAGCGACACGAACAGCACGCCG is a window of Candidatus Polarisedimenticolia bacterium DNA encoding:
- a CDS encoding oligopeptide transporter, OPT family codes for the protein MSKPESSQPPEGRKHQPFVPESMAMTEFTPRALILGILMTLILGAANAYLGLRAGVTIAATYPAAVVSMWVVGRIFKGSILEENIARTAGSIGESVAAGAIFTLPAFVLAGAWPSFTAGDAYWKSTALMLVGGFLGVLFVSLVRRVMVEDEELPFPESVAAAEIHKAGQRGGEAAKYLFYNMGFGALIYFLGAIGLYAQTKEIFVKVGEMGRSFVRLGPKGSTQVLQTGGITKFSAPAISPAYVGVGYIIGPVLASLNFSGGVLAWGLMIPVLIYFLGPQLNSFFPAGAQAADWDGLAQGVWRYIVRPIAVGGMMVGAAYTLYRMRKNLIGGLGKAFQELRGGAPAPETVGRTERYMSSRTVFALIGVMFILMVGLYIYLSGLVAGGTVAAVVMIIAAFFFATVSGYLVGMIGSTNNPISGLTLSTLIIAALLMISLGVSGPSGVIAVLGVA